In Methanosphaera sp. ISO3-F5, a genomic segment contains:
- the cofG gene encoding 7,8-didemethyl-8-hydroxy-5-deazariboflavin synthase subunit CofG produces MYNNISKAEAKQLLSSDLNTYLDCIKYLNQNKQSNQITYSKNIFLPLTHICQNNCGYCTFKQDADEAEFILMNKETVMNNLQKAKKHGCTEALFTFGESADKNEIVKNTLNNYGYESMVDYVYNLSEEALEKYEILPHTNMGIIKRKELKQLSQVNASMGLMLETTNKQLMKTIVHKDSPGKNPAKRLKYIENAGKEKIPFTTGLLIGIGETTDDHIDSLFEIRKLHDKYNHIQEIILQNFTPKENIPMANYPEPSVIELLKLTVLSAIMFPDVSIQIPPNLNHDLINFFVLCGANDLGGISPITIDYVNPENEWPKIAELKNSLNNINHTVKERLPVYEKFINKKYLKEKVYEKTVKLQRQIN; encoded by the coding sequence ATGTATAATAATATTTCAAAAGCAGAAGCAAAACAATTATTATCTTCAGACTTAAACACCTACCTTGATTGTATAAAATATTTAAATCAAAACAAACAAAGCAACCAAATTACTTATTCTAAAAATATTTTCCTACCCCTAACACACATATGTCAAAATAATTGTGGGTACTGTACATTCAAACAAGATGCAGATGAGGCAGAATTTATACTGATGAATAAAGAAACAGTAATGAACAACCTGCAAAAAGCAAAAAAACATGGATGTACAGAAGCATTATTCACGTTCGGTGAATCAGCAGACAAAAATGAAATAGTAAAAAATACACTAAACAATTATGGCTATGAATCAATGGTAGATTATGTTTACAATCTATCCGAAGAAGCATTAGAAAAATATGAAATATTACCCCACACAAACATGGGCATAATAAAACGAAAAGAATTAAAACAATTATCCCAAGTAAATGCATCAATGGGATTAATGTTAGAAACAACAAACAAACAATTAATGAAAACCATAGTTCATAAAGACAGCCCAGGTAAAAATCCGGCAAAACGATTAAAATACATCGAAAATGCAGGTAAAGAAAAAATACCATTCACAACAGGATTACTTATAGGAATAGGAGAAACAACTGATGATCATATAGACTCATTATTTGAAATACGAAAATTACATGACAAATACAATCACATCCAAGAAATAATACTTCAAAATTTCACACCAAAGGAAAACATTCCAATGGCAAATTATCCTGAGCCTTCAGTAATCGAATTATTAAAATTAACAGTACTCTCTGCAATAATGTTTCCTGATGTAAGTATTCAAATACCACCAAACTTAAATCATGATTTAATAAATTTCTTTGTACTATGCGGAGCAAATGATTTAGGAGGAATATCACCAATAACAATTGATTATGTGAATCCTGAAAATGAATGGCCAAAAATAGCAGAATTAAAAAATAGTTTAAACAACATCAACCACACAGTTAAAGAAAGATTACCAGTTTATGAAAAATTCATAAATAAAAAATATTTAAAAGAAAAAGTATATGAAAAAACAGTAAAACTACAAAGACAAATTAATTAA
- a CDS encoding class I SAM-dependent methyltransferase family protein, which yields MKGKIIGDILVVKKEPEDIDEIIKLPYINNIVKLGTIHGQKREPTVEMIYGNSTETVHKENYCKFKIDVAKVMWSKGNTGERLRMSKLPENDEVIVDMFAGIGYFTIPMAVHSKPKKIFAIEINPVSYNFLCENVKLNHVEDIVEPILGDCGEQDFNHVADRIMMGYIGGTHHYLDSAMQYIKEGGIIHYHESTPEPILFERPVNRVREAAEKVGRTIEVLNKRSIKKYSPGVYHTVVDIKIN from the coding sequence ATGAAGGGAAAAATTATTGGTGACATATTAGTTGTTAAAAAGGAACCAGAGGATATTGATGAAATTATAAAGTTGCCTTATATTAATAATATTGTGAAATTAGGAACTATACACGGTCAAAAAAGAGAACCCACAGTTGAAATGATTTATGGTAATTCTACTGAAACTGTTCATAAAGAGAATTATTGTAAATTTAAAATTGATGTTGCTAAGGTTATGTGGTCTAAGGGAAATACTGGTGAACGCTTAAGAATGAGTAAATTACCTGAAAATGATGAAGTGATTGTGGATATGTTTGCAGGTATTGGTTATTTCACTATCCCTATGGCTGTCCATTCTAAGCCTAAAAAAATTTTTGCTATTGAGATTAATCCGGTTTCTTATAATTTTTTATGTGAAAATGTTAAGCTTAATCATGTGGAGGATATTGTTGAACCTATTCTTGGAGACTGTGGTGAACAAGATTTTAATCATGTAGCTGATAGAATTATGATGGGTTATATTGGTGGGACTCATCATTACTTAGATAGTGCTATGCAATACATTAAGGAAGGTGGAATTATTCATTACCATGAATCTACTCCTGAACCTATATTGTTTGAACGTCCCGTTAATAGAGTGCGAGAAGCTGCTGAAAAAGTTGGTAGAACTATTGAAGTTTTGAATAAGAGGAGTATTAAGAAGTATTCCCCTGGTGTTTATCATACTGTTGTTGATATTAAGATTAATTAA
- the mmp10 gene encoding methyl coenzyme M reductase-arginine methyltransferase Mmp10 (Mmp10 (methanogenesis marker protein 10) is a cobalamin-requiring radical SAM methyltransferase that creates the methylarginine modification to methyl coenzyme M reductase.), producing the protein MQIMADVGGIPGKNCRGFCKYCYFKNVKETKILGCKHCPPGQVGCPHCTTDTNMTRDYFPAYQVLASLQTNIFQTQIPQNTMVNITGDGDVSCYPDLLNLTSGINDLGLPIHLGYTSGKGIDDPQIVDKLINNGVIETTYTAFSTDPKLRREWMNDPTPEASVSALKRFCESCDVHAASIIIPGVNDGEELARTCEDLESWGAKALILMRFANNRNQGLILNDEPIIPGIGQQALDEFEQLVIDTSKEYNLRVTGTPVCDPETDSPYALSKDKNKEYLEILTPIKAEATIITSKISAKYISKIIDNLGASEHVNVVATEQEIACLITEEDLRQIDLDEVKDTVIIPGRCFVHDMVAEEIFRSDGKFRLIHRGPDLLTADGEMSGTLTKKDVLKQELYAFEDLIELINYMGVKF; encoded by the coding sequence ATGCAAATTATGGCGGATGTAGGTGGAATACCTGGAAAAAATTGTAGAGGCTTTTGCAAATATTGTTATTTCAAAAATGTTAAAGAGACCAAAATACTTGGTTGTAAACATTGCCCACCAGGACAAGTGGGCTGCCCTCATTGTACAACCGATACTAACATGACTCGTGACTATTTTCCTGCATACCAAGTATTAGCTTCATTACAAACCAACATTTTCCAGACACAAATTCCACAAAATACTATGGTAAATATTACTGGTGATGGTGATGTAAGTTGTTATCCTGATTTACTGAATTTAACTTCAGGAATTAATGATTTAGGACTGCCCATACATTTAGGATATACTAGTGGAAAAGGTATTGATGATCCACAAATAGTGGATAAATTAATAAATAATGGAGTTATTGAAACAACATACACTGCTTTTTCAACAGATCCTAAGTTACGAAGAGAATGGATGAACGATCCCACACCTGAAGCTTCAGTAAGTGCACTTAAACGTTTTTGTGAATCATGTGATGTTCATGCTGCTTCAATCATTATCCCCGGAGTTAATGATGGTGAGGAATTGGCTCGTACCTGTGAAGATTTAGAATCATGGGGTGCTAAAGCGCTTATTTTAATGAGATTCGCAAATAATCGTAACCAGGGTTTAATATTAAATGATGAACCTATTATTCCAGGTATTGGCCAACAAGCATTGGATGAATTTGAACAACTTGTTATTGACACATCAAAAGAATATAATTTAAGAGTAACTGGAACTCCAGTATGTGATCCTGAAACTGATAGTCCTTATGCATTATCCAAAGATAAAAATAAGGAGTATCTTGAAATACTAACTCCTATTAAAGCAGAAGCAACTATTATAACTAGTAAAATTTCTGCCAAATATATCAGTAAAATAATTGATAATTTAGGTGCTTCCGAGCATGTTAATGTTGTTGCTACAGAACAAGAAATTGCTTGTCTGATAACAGAAGAGGATTTGAGACAAATAGATTTAGATGAAGTGAAGGATACTGTGATTATCCCTGGACGATGTTTTGTTCATGATATGGTTGCAGAAGAGATATTTCGTAGCGACGGTAAATTCCGGTTGATTCATAGAGGTCCTGATTTATTAACAGCTGATGGTGAAATGAGTGGAACATTAACTAAGAAGGATGTTTTAAAACAAGAGTTGTATGCTTTTGAAGATTTAATTGAATTAATTAATTATATGGGAGTTAAGTTTTAG
- the mcrC gene encoding methyl-coenzyme M reductase I operon protein C → MIGKSTHIVDCRETRGIGEGGGIAQRGTYAQCGDELLAVAMSPGRRHITKPVCEITFALREANIQTSTLVLNAGSGVPKDTPSGGGQGLFGVTPKEISQMNRHQVVLIHFGGVKNHIIHKAKHVLKNINKPVIIIAQYPVDYEDFARIGVKTKAVMPEKPETKGTIVELITDVIRGETCTQSKLDEIIDKVENTIHTYGN, encoded by the coding sequence ATGATAGGGAAAAGTACTCATATCGTAGATTGTAGAGAAACCAGAGGAATAGGTGAAGGGGGAGGAATAGCACAAAGAGGTACATATGCTCAGTGTGGTGATGAATTATTGGCAGTAGCTATGTCACCAGGACGAAGACATATTACAAAACCTGTTTGTGAAATAACTTTCGCTTTAAGGGAAGCAAACATTCAGACAAGTACATTAGTATTAAATGCTGGTTCTGGTGTACCTAAAGACACACCATCTGGTGGAGGTCAAGGTTTATTTGGTGTAACACCGAAGGAAATTTCACAAATGAACAGACATCAAGTAGTTTTAATACATTTTGGTGGAGTGAAAAATCATATAATTCATAAAGCTAAACATGTTCTAAAAAATATTAATAAACCTGTAATAATAATCGCACAGTACCCTGTGGATTACGAAGATTTTGCAAGAATTGGTGTTAAAACGAAAGCTGTGATGCCCGAAAAACCAGAAACTAAGGGAACGATTGTTGAATTAATTACTGATGTAATTCGTGGTGAAACTTGTACACAAAGCAAATTGGATGAAATCATAGACAAAGTAGAAAATACTATTCACACTTATGGTAACTAA
- the mtrE gene encoding tetrahydromethanopterin S-methyltransferase subunit E, translating to MDLIYNLMLTVFMGLIAIVAGMFEDLESDVASTSNPNSQVQLAPQIGNLHKLFNRAVSGEPLLVGTMATIAGVICYVLLSLNYPLVLVLLIATFIATLVQVVLSITSYMGRITSQALYNQPLFLDVIYKHVPIMAAHAYISIFSITLLSYIMTNLLNPVIPVALPVMSLLLGLSLGSIGSAVGDIHYGAEKLYQSSEFGCGIPVSLNGNITTKSALGSRQSIDVVNFCSKFGGPVTGLCFGIIIFLNFWIYLVFGIQGGLLAGVCIIIIFLVLNIILERKSRLKYGKFEK from the coding sequence ATGGATTTAATTTATAATTTAATGCTCACGGTTTTCATGGGTTTAATTGCTATAGTTGCTGGAATGTTTGAAGATTTGGAATCAGATGTTGCATCAACAAGCAATCCTAATTCTCAGGTCCAATTAGCACCACAAATTGGAAATTTACATAAACTGTTCAATAGGGCTGTTTCAGGTGAACCATTACTTGTTGGAACAATGGCTACTATTGCAGGGGTTATATGTTATGTATTATTGTCCTTAAATTATCCATTAGTGTTGGTATTATTAATTGCAACTTTTATTGCTACTTTGGTTCAGGTAGTTTTGTCAATTACTTCATACATGGGTAGAATAACAAGTCAAGCATTGTATAACCAACCATTATTCTTGGATGTGATATATAAACATGTTCCGATTATGGCTGCACATGCATATATAAGCATATTTTCGATAACATTATTATCTTATATTATGACAAATCTATTAAATCCTGTAATACCTGTAGCATTGCCTGTAATGTCATTATTACTGGGTTTATCACTGGGATCTATAGGTTCAGCAGTAGGTGACATTCATTATGGTGCTGAAAAATTGTATCAATCATCAGAGTTTGGATGTGGAATACCTGTATCATTAAATGGTAACATTACAACTAAATCTGCTTTAGGTTCAAGACAATCCATTGATGTTGTAAATTTTTGTTCTAAATTTGGAGGACCTGTAACTGGGTTATGTTTTGGAATAATTATCTTCTTAAACTTCTGGATATACCTCGTATTTGGGATACAGGGAGGTTTGTTGGCAGGAGTATGTATAATAATAATATTTTTAGTATTGAATATTATTCTTGAAAGAAAATCTCGTTTAAAATATGGGAAATTTGAAAAATAG
- the mtrD gene encoding tetrahydromethanopterin S-methyltransferase subunit D, with the protein MLLELLLSLIIGSTLIGIGVHFIPVGGAPAALSTSAGIPTGAPMITIGMGVTGILSALTFINQPTYMMLLSGVIGSMLMIAVTMFFSNIIHVYGVGVPLASSTFEKDPLTGFEQEEYVSPGTTGHGIPTISFVSGLIGAGLGGFGGTLAFNSLYSELILSMRDIAHVSTIATILSLVLFFILAVVASYNIGGTIQGFNDEKFKQKFLSGFLSCFLISIVLSLVYILIVWGLSYV; encoded by the coding sequence TTGTTATTAGAATTATTACTTAGTTTAATCATAGGTTCAACACTTATAGGTATAGGAGTTCATTTTATACCTGTGGGTGGCGCTCCTGCAGCATTATCTACCTCTGCAGGAATTCCTACTGGTGCACCTATGATAACAATTGGTATGGGTGTTACAGGAATATTATCTGCTTTAACATTCATAAATCAGCCAACATATATGATGTTACTTTCGGGAGTAATAGGTTCAATGCTTATGATAGCAGTAACTATGTTTTTCTCAAACATTATTCATGTTTATGGGGTTGGTGTACCATTAGCTTCATCAACTTTTGAAAAAGATCCATTAACTGGATTTGAACAAGAAGAATATGTGAGTCCTGGAACAACAGGTCATGGAATACCGACAATATCATTTGTAAGTGGATTAATAGGTGCAGGTCTTGGCGGATTTGGTGGAACTTTAGCATTTAATTCATTATACTCTGAATTAATACTCTCTATGCGGGATATTGCTCATGTAAGTACTATTGCAACAATATTGTCTTTAGTACTATTCTTCATACTGGCAGTTGTTGCTTCATATAATATAGGTGGAACAATCCAAGGATTTAATGATGAAAAGTTTAAACAAAAATTTCTTTCAGGATTCTTGTCATGCTTTTTAATTTCAATAGTATTGTCTCTAGTTTATATTCTAATAGTATGGGGGTTAAGTTATGTCTGA
- the mtrC gene encoding tetrahydromethanopterin S-methyltransferase subunit MtrC, with the protein MSDDLIPDQILMLISIIGGLFCIYASNINLLGGLLSIVLAAIATVYGTNTLRHIGKYSLGTGVPSIVYLLSSVGLISYLLAITLSIYINQMMLFPISSIIFAIILALFISLICKHIFGIQVEILTKSFISITISSVLLISAMSTLIAQTYNPLIIYENIIQSGIIIILMIMAIMAIQQPYNACMGPNEDQYRTLSLALSNTFLMLIIISTISILTSKYWVLYLIISLVGWFISFRKYLNYTKHQAASIKSYGLWPKGDGEN; encoded by the coding sequence ATGTCTGATGACTTAATACCGGATCAAATATTAATGTTAATAAGTATAATTGGAGGATTATTCTGTATATATGCATCTAATATAAATTTATTGGGAGGATTATTATCTATTGTTCTTGCGGCAATAGCAACAGTATATGGAACGAACACCCTACGTCATATAGGTAAGTATAGTTTAGGTACGGGGGTACCATCAATAGTTTATTTATTATCATCGGTAGGATTAATTAGTTACTTGTTGGCAATTACACTATCAATATACATAAATCAAATGATGCTCTTTCCAATAAGTAGCATAATATTTGCCATAATTTTAGCATTGTTCATATCATTAATATGTAAGCATATATTTGGAATTCAAGTAGAAATTTTAACTAAATCTTTCATTTCTATAACCATCTCTTCTGTTCTATTAATTAGTGCAATGTCAACTTTAATAGCACAAACATACAATCCATTAATAATCTATGAAAATATTATACAATCAGGAATAATAATTATATTGATGATTATGGCTATAATGGCAATACAACAGCCTTATAATGCATGTATGGGACCAAATGAAGATCAATATAGAACATTATCTTTAGCATTGTCAAATACATTTCTTATGTTGATAATCATTTCAACAATAAGCATTTTAACATCAAAATATTGGGTTTTATATTTAATAATATCATTAGTGGGATGGTTTATATCATTCAGAAAATACCTAAATTATACAAAACATCAAGCAGCATCCATAAAAAGCTATGGATTATGGCCAAAAGGTGATGGGGAGAATTAA
- the mtrB gene encoding tetrahydromethanopterin S-methyltransferase subunit MtrB has protein sequence MTIETSKIIIDDNLTLDVNTGVLGTSNNEGAHKTQVFPTDEVMLQLDKLENAISDLESSHDSSSISRLSKSGREGVYYKAGLITNIVLGVIIALIMILLLI, from the coding sequence ATGACAATCGAAACATCAAAAATCATTATAGATGATAATTTAACATTAGATGTTAATACTGGAGTATTAGGCACATCCAACAATGAAGGTGCACATAAAACACAAGTATTTCCAACTGATGAAGTCATGTTGCAACTTGATAAACTTGAAAATGCCATATCTGACTTAGAATCATCTCATGATTCATCCTCAATATCCAGATTATCTAAATCAGGTAGGGAAGGAGTATATTACAAGGCAGGTTTAATTACTAACATAGTTTTAGGAGTTATAATTGCATTAATTATGATTTTACTATTAATATAA
- the mtrA gene encoding tetrahydromethanopterin S-methyltransferase subunit A, which produces MVEKKDVIDGWPLETGDYAVGDAQCPVAVVTLGSKMNEEIVEAGAAIAGPLHTENLGIEKLVTNTISNPNLRFLIICGSEVQGHITGKTLEALYENGIDPDTKSIIGSPGAIPFVENLTVEAVERFQKQMSIISMINNENISDISEKIKECIANDPGAYDDDAMIIHLNEKEEDETEEETEYDQLGMTSNATMDKSSLYLTGIETRIRLMQSEIKEIGSIEKFNNGYYSGKIEGIVIGFIITLIFMLLTFWSLRL; this is translated from the coding sequence TTGGTTGAAAAAAAAGATGTAATAGATGGATGGCCCTTAGAAACGGGAGATTATGCAGTGGGTGATGCTCAATGTCCTGTAGCAGTAGTAACGTTAGGTTCAAAAATGAATGAAGAAATAGTAGAAGCTGGGGCGGCAATAGCAGGACCATTGCACACAGAAAATTTAGGTATAGAAAAATTAGTTACAAACACTATATCAAATCCAAACCTACGCTTCTTAATAATCTGTGGTTCAGAAGTTCAAGGCCATATAACTGGAAAAACTCTGGAAGCATTATATGAGAATGGTATAGATCCTGATACAAAATCAATCATAGGATCACCTGGAGCAATACCCTTTGTAGAGAATTTAACAGTTGAAGCCGTTGAAAGATTTCAAAAACAAATGTCTATCATAAGTATGATAAACAATGAAAATATCAGTGATATCTCCGAAAAAATTAAAGAATGCATAGCAAATGATCCTGGTGCTTATGATGACGATGCAATGATAATTCATTTAAACGAAAAAGAAGAAGATGAAACTGAAGAAGAGACAGAATATGATCAATTGGGTATGACCTCAAATGCCACTATGGACAAGTCTTCTTTATATCTTACAGGTATTGAAACAAGAATAAGACTAATGCAATCAGAAATTAAAGAAATTGGAAGCATTGAAAAATTTAATAATGGATACTATTCAGGTAAAATAGAAGGTATTGTTATAGGATTTATAATAACATTAATATTCATGCTATTAACATTCTGGAGTTTAAGACTATGA
- a CDS encoding tetrahydromethanopterin S-methyltransferase subunit F, which produces MKTIINNIKEVTESIEYKTQLIGRNQRLNSGVHDTRIRGMLIGFMLTVLLVGLPILYYKGGF; this is translated from the coding sequence ATGAAAACTATTATAAACAATATTAAAGAAGTAACTGAATCCATAGAATATAAAACTCAATTAATTGGTCGTAATCAACGATTAAATTCTGGCGTCCATGATACTAGAATCAGGGGTATGTTAATAGGGTTTATGTTAACAGTACTGCTTGTTGGGTTACCTATTCTTTATTACAAGGGAGGATTTTGA
- the mtrG gene encoding tetrahydromethanopterin S-methyltransferase subunit MtrG, whose amino-acid sequence MSDNLKEDMAIIRERLDKLEEKVEESHSEFSQQAGKRLGRDMGILYGVIIALIFIIILLKFHII is encoded by the coding sequence ATGTCAGATAATCTTAAAGAGGATATGGCTATTATCCGGGAGCGATTAGATAAATTAGAAGAGAAAGTTGAAGAATCACATAGTGAATTCTCTCAACAAGCAGGTAAAAGGTTAGGAAGAGATATGGGAATATTATATGGTGTTATTATAGCATTAATATTCATAATAATCCTGCTGAAATTTCACATAATCTAA
- the mtrH gene encoding tetrahydromethanopterin S-methyltransferase subunit H, which translates to MFKFEKKQEVFDIYGAKIGGQPGEYPTALAGTIFYAGHNIISDESKGIFDKQKAEILLNKMDEMSDKTGNPALIQIFGATSEAIVKYIDFVSEVSEAPFLIDSTASEARIVGSEYVTEIGLAERTIYNSINMSIDDEEIEALTNSDITSSIVLGFNPTKPGSDGKMDLWETGSGILEKGLLDIASDCGIIKPLMDVAVTPLGQGGGIAIKTTLKEKSKWGYPAGSGVHNVPSAWEWIKQYKKENPDVWPVCDIGANIVQQMVGGDFVLFGPIENTEKAFTACAMTDIFISEANEELNISPVDTHPYKNLL; encoded by the coding sequence ATGTTTAAATTTGAAAAAAAACAAGAAGTATTTGATATTTATGGTGCAAAAATAGGTGGACAACCTGGTGAATATCCTACAGCATTAGCAGGTACAATCTTCTATGCAGGACATAACATAATCAGTGATGAAAGTAAAGGTATATTTGATAAACAAAAAGCAGAAATCTTATTAAACAAAATGGATGAAATGTCTGATAAAACAGGAAATCCTGCATTAATACAAATATTTGGTGCTACTTCTGAAGCAATAGTTAAATACATAGATTTTGTTAGTGAAGTAAGTGAAGCACCATTTCTCATAGATTCAACAGCATCCGAAGCAAGAATTGTAGGTTCTGAGTATGTTACAGAAATAGGGCTTGCTGAAAGAACAATTTATAATTCTATAAATATGTCTATAGATGATGAGGAAATAGAAGCACTAACTAATTCTGATATTACATCTTCAATTGTTCTGGGATTTAATCCAACAAAACCTGGATCTGATGGAAAAATGGATTTATGGGAAACTGGTTCAGGAATTCTTGAAAAAGGGTTATTGGATATTGCAAGTGATTGTGGTATAATTAAACCATTGATGGATGTTGCTGTAACACCTCTTGGTCAAGGTGGGGGAATAGCAATAAAAACAACTTTAAAAGAAAAAAGTAAATGGGGTTATCCTGCTGGTAGTGGGGTGCATAATGTTCCATCTGCTTGGGAATGGATTAAACAATATAAAAAAGAAAATCCGGATGTATGGCCAGTATGTGATATTGGTGCAAACATAGTTCAACAAATGGTTGGGGGAGACTTTGTATTATTTGGTCCTATAGAAAATACTGAGAAAGCATTCACGGCATGTGCCATGACAGACATATTTATTTCAGAAGCAAATGAAGAACTTAATATCAGTCCTGTTGATACACATCCATATAAAAATTTATTATGA
- a CDS encoding methanogenesis marker 14 protein, whose amino-acid sequence MYEQVSFSKFDPSDLKDQFYTVLSVELGNTTIKSIIVTTNVKSNQSYQINKVVNLTRSIRPPLDDEEIFGHTIWDKPLSKEAITEAITKCILDCVKQVNLTVKDLDFVVRSTGVVAISNLSDEVGLIIKALSDACLDAGILPSQMTAPFSINNIPEHIRKFSFFNTVKFDGSVVSVSPPKVTGVLANEMEGDLVTAGIKLASKSSSVDFRNPVISIDMGTTLAGQVIDDSKPYANLLCNFVGLAGGISDVILRGCGVIEQKHSTIDLDNYQNNIQLNDEELHNNTLKLHEHVDIMQVPTNINEFGLVSVHSSNNKDNNTKIIGTKINNQDKLIEKFKQLTDINNINQVMIQIDYFYAYYIKRLIDETKKLNLVTKNMTIGITGRAGTTGQKPELINKYLKNEFNIIFVQDGLALGALMMARCMNSLGTPVNPIGGSKNGFCIMQQRKQKK is encoded by the coding sequence ATGTATGAACAAGTATCTTTTTCCAAATTCGATCCGTCAGATTTAAAAGATCAATTTTATACAGTACTTTCTGTTGAATTAGGTAACACTACTATAAAGTCTATCATTGTTACTACGAATGTTAAATCTAATCAAAGTTATCAAATTAATAAAGTCGTTAATTTAACTAGAAGTATAAGACCTCCATTGGATGATGAGGAAATTTTTGGTCATACTATTTGGGATAAACCTTTATCTAAGGAAGCTATTACTGAAGCAATAACTAAATGTATACTTGATTGTGTAAAACAAGTAAATCTCACGGTTAAAGATTTGGATTTTGTTGTAAGATCTACGGGTGTTGTTGCAATATCTAATCTTTCAGATGAGGTTGGTTTGATTATTAAAGCTTTGTCTGATGCTTGTTTAGATGCAGGTATTTTACCTTCTCAGATGACTGCACCTTTTTCTATAAATAATATTCCGGAGCATATTCGTAAATTTTCTTTTTTTAACACGGTTAAATTTGATGGGTCTGTAGTAAGTGTATCTCCGCCAAAAGTGACGGGTGTGCTTGCAAATGAGATGGAGGGGGATTTAGTTACTGCTGGTATAAAATTGGCTTCAAAATCTTCTTCAGTTGATTTTCGTAATCCTGTAATTTCTATTGATATGGGCACTACACTGGCTGGTCAGGTTATTGATGATTCAAAACCTTATGCTAATTTATTATGTAATTTTGTTGGTTTGGCTGGTGGGATTTCTGATGTTATTTTAAGGGGATGTGGTGTTATTGAACAAAAACATTCCACTATAGATCTAGATAATTATCAAAATAACATTCAATTAAATGATGAAGAATTACATAACAATACATTAAAATTACATGAACATGTTGATATTATGCAAGTTCCAACAAACATAAATGAATTCGGTTTAGTAAGTGTACATTCATCAAACAATAAGGACAACAATACCAAGATTATAGGAACAAAAATCAATAATCAGGACAAATTAATAGAAAAATTCAAACAATTAACTGATATTAATAACATAAATCAAGTAATGATACAAATAGACTACTTTTATGCATATTATATTAAAAGATTAATCGATGAAACAAAAAAATTAAACCTAGTAACAAAGAATATGACTATAGGTATAACCGGAAGAGCCGGAACCACAGGACAAAAACCAGAATTAATAAATAAATATTTAAAAAACGAATTTAATATAATCTTTGTTCAAGATGGATTAGCATTAGGTGCATTAATGATGGCAAGATGCATGAATTCACTGGGAACACCAGTAAATCCAATAGGTGGTTCCAAGAATGGATTCTGTATAATGCAACAAAGAAAACAAAAGAAATAA